A DNA window from Plasmodium brasilianum strain Bolivian I chromosome 12, whole genome shotgun sequence contains the following coding sequences:
- a CDS encoding kelch domain-containing protein, whose amino-acid sequence MNSPLVNTNFEDSGFHVPLFKRNKEKAKTFTNKNMSRNILTWNKLICSPNNDIKKYKKFDSDSTSKNNSHKELVRNAYFPRRSGAASVLYKNYIYIFGGYGSKGTRLNDFYKYNILENKWTEIYDKKCPSRRENNPAFLYKDKMYILGGYQGKGIWLNDFYFFDMNTEKWEMVKIKEQSNMYAPPSLFGFSLAVHEYTGILYLFGGYDGITLHNKMYAFHLYKEKWIHIKQSGDIPSPRACTIGHIYDGYFYTFGGYKEEIEEDDDDLNYFYQYHLETGIWTKMKYNINETTIRNHFLNNKKDINGIDCCCYYSKRRIPMARYFMGSFIYNECIYIIGGYNIHSSERLNDFYKFDIKQRIWEKILTRNNFSKRSSMNIQFYKNVIYCIAGFDGKNSLNDVYALRLENVYVESSSLTQTFACMVNNYKYSDIILMVQKRYIYACRSILSARCSSFKSLFDLHFSKDRTTGGSPPYNHHLIIPINDVQYDIFLIIINYLYTDELSLNYSLKTYEKILVTCTKFHIFRLMQLCERIISNHTNEQNVLNILLLSYRNNCKQLCKFCIDFITDNKLMDHEKINRLITEPHLLGEIYKKSLFI is encoded by the coding sequence atgaattctCCTTTGGTTAATACCAATTTTGAAGACAGCGGGTTTCATGTGCCCTTATTTAAAcgtaataaagaaaaagcaaaaacgtttacaaataaaaatatgagtaGAAATATCCTAACATGGAATAAATTGATATGTTCGccaaataatgatataaaaaaatataaaaagtttgATTCAGATAGTACTTCTAAGAATAACTCACATAAAGAACTCGTTAGAAATGCATACTTTCCCAGACGTAGTGGAGCTGCATCagtgttatataaaaattatatatacatttttggGGGGTATGGATCTAAGGGGACAAGATTAAATGACTTTTAcaaatacaatattttagaaaataaatggacagaaatatatgataaaaaatgtcCATCTAGAAGGGAAAATAACCctgcttttttatataaagacaaaatgtatatattaggAGGATATCAAGGGAAAGGAATATGGTTGAAtgatttctatttttttgatatgaACACAGAAAAATGGGAAATGGTAAAGATAAAAGAACAAAGCAACATGTATGCTCCACCATCGTTATTTGGTTTTTCTTTAGCTGTTCATGAATATACAGGAATATTATATCTATTTGGGGGATATGATGGTATAAccttacataataaaatgtatgcatttcatttatataaggAGAAATGGATTCATATTAAACAAAGTGGTGATATACCTAGTCCTAGAGCTTGTACTATTGGTCATATATATGATGGTTATTTCTACACATTTGGAGGATATAAGGAAGAAATAGAAGAAGATGATGATgatttgaattatttttatcagtATCATTTAGAAACGGGTATATGGactaaaatgaaatataatataaatgaaacgACAATAAGAAaccattttttgaataataaaaaggacaTAAATGGAATAGACTGTTGCTGCTATTATAGTAAGAGAAGGATACCCATGGCAAGATACTTTATGggttcttttatatataatgaatgcatatatataattggaggttataatatacattcatCTGAACGTCTAAAcgatttttacaaatttgatataaaacaaaggatatgggaaaaaatacttacaaggaataatttttcaaaaagaaGTAGTATGAACATTcagttttataaaaatgttatctACTGTATTGCTGGATTTGATGGTAAGAACTCTTTAAATGATGTATATGCACTAAGATtagaaaatgtatatgttGAATCTTCTTCATTAACTCAAACATTTGCATGTATGGttaacaattataaatacTCGGATATTATTCTGATGGTACAAAAAAGGTATATTTATGCTTGTAGATCCATTTTATCAGCTAGATGTTCAAGTTTTAAATCCTTATTcgatttacatttttcaaaaGATCGAACAACTGGAGGAAGTCCACCATACAATCATCATCTCATTATTCCAATAAACGATGTACAGTAtgacatatttttaattattataaattaccTTTATACAGATGAATTATCTTTGAATTATTCTCTTAAAAcgtatgaaaaaatattagtgaCTTGTACAAAATTCCATATATTCCGCTTAATGCAATTATGTGAACGAATTATTAGTAATCatacaaatgaacaaaatgtgCTAAATATTCTTCTGTTGAGTTATAGAAATAATTGCAAacaattatgtaaattttgcATAGATTTTATAACTGATAATAAGTTGATGGAccatgaaaaaattaatagacTGATAACTGAGCCACATTTATTGGgggaaatttataaaaaatcgTTATTCATTTAG